The following proteins are encoded in a genomic region of Drosophila bipectinata strain 14024-0381.07 chromosome XL, DbipHiC1v2, whole genome shotgun sequence:
- the LOC108119634 gene encoding uncharacterized protein, with protein sequence MFQPQLLLLILALATAQAVLTPPGYDDDRSPLPLRLEDLEREQEQQQQHQLHLQDLNRPPLLPNHYEWRPDVAASLPPSYVQDAALRERERERELEELRQLQRQHQQLSAGYAFPARLPGVLYVGPTATPTVATPTTATSTVANRFLKPIVPYDLELGLNSVPYVASNALPLPLPLPLPVPRPLPPPGNGRPPFIYGFTQGRPSKVPAAPLVVQQSKQFAYAPATPPQRHYANGPRIPLPYPPSFVSITTRRPPSSFRPSQPDPTPDLFAGRNSKSLLDSYIPSWEVIRLTREQRGETGSTGGFRPIHRQTLAYPAPPHLRLFKRDSKDPQDINRTRIVKKALRPLNENV encoded by the exons ATG tttcaaCCTCAATTGCTCCTCTTAATCCTGGCCCTGGCCACTGCACAGGCCGTACTGACCCCGCCTGGCTATGATGACGATCGCTCTCCACTTCCCCTGCGTCTGGAGGACTTGGAACGGGAGCAggaacaacagcaacagcatcaaCTGCACTTGCAGGACCTCAACAGACCGCCCCTCCTGCCGAATCACTACGAATGGCGACCGGATGTAGCGGCCAGTCTGCCGCCCAGCTATGTCCAAGATGCCGCTTTGCGAGAACGGGAGAGGGAGCGGGAACTGGAGGAGCTGCGGCAACTGCAGCGCCAGCATCAGCAGCTAAGCGCCGGCTACGCCTTTCCCGCCCGCCTGCCGGGAGTGCTTTATGT GGGACccactgccacgcccactgttGCAACGCCCACAACTGCCACAAGTACGGTGGCGAATAGATTTCTGAAACCCATAGTGCCTTATGATCTGGAATTGGGCTTGAACAGTGTTCCATATGTGGCAAGTAATGCTCTGCCcttgccactgccgctgccactgccagtgccacgccccctgcCACCGCCCGGCAATGGAAGGCCACCGTTTATATACGGTTTCACCCAGGGACGACCATCGAAGGTGCCGGCTGCCCCCCTGGTGGTGCAGCAGTCCAAACAATTCGCCTACGCCCCGGCCACGCCCCCGCAACGACACTACGCCAACGGACCCCGTATCCCCCTGCCATATCCCCCCAGTTTCGTCAGCATTACGACCCGAAGGCCCCCCTCCTCATTCCGCCCGTCGCAGCCGGATCCCACGCCGGACTTGTTTGCCGGACGGAACTCCAAGTCCCTACTGGACTCTTACATCCCCAGTTGGGAAGTGATCCGGTTGACGCGGGAGCAGCGGGGAGAGACCGGAAGTACGGGGGGTTTCCGACCCATTCATCGACAGACCTTGGCGTATCCAGCTCCGCCACATTTGCGATTATTCAAGAGGGACTCGAAGGACCCACAGGATATCAACCGAACGAGAATCGTTAAGAAAGCTCTGAGGCCCTTGAACGAAAATGTTTag
- the LOC108119629 gene encoding uncharacterized protein isoform X2 → MLCHLILWQLMMMLPHLLLANPVSSPEISSKGSKSPNSVQHQQVQQQQVQQQQQQQEAVHLNSLSAYASGYDMTQASAQNQMGGEGAFKPSYKMPEMETNFTPMQTAGTPSVASLPSTPMLMQYLPAQTLQDGTGNTVQYLQLIPTRPIIVPISPYLSGGGSPTLAAGGQPDFSGRTATVLSALPPNYGALQGYAAAGALNPQAAVAAGAFRGYRINREAKDKHFPPAFSLNLNEYIPASSMGHEASGSSASHLYLRARS, encoded by the exons atgtTGTGCCATCTTATCTTGTGGCAACTAATGATGATGCTGCCACACCTGCTGCTGGCCAATCCAGTCTCCAGTCCTGAGATCTCCAGCAAAGGCTCCAAATCTCCCAACAGCGTGCAACACCAGCaagtgcaacagcaacaagtgcagcagcagcagcagcaacaa GAGGCCGTTCATTTGAATTCCCTCAGTGCCTATGCCAGTGGCTACGACATGACCCAAGCCTCGGCCCAGAATCAAATGGGTGGCGAGGGTGCCTTCAAGCCATCCTACAAAATGCCGGAAATGGAAACCAACTTCACGCCGATGCAAACGGCCGGAACACCGAGTGTGGCAAGTCTGCCCTCCACCCCCATGCTGATGCAGTACCTTCCAGCCCAGACCCTGCAGGACGGCACCGGGAATACGGTTCAGTATCTTCAGCTAATACCCACCCGGCCGATCATTGTGCCCATCAGTCCTTATCTCTCCGGTGGAGGATCACCCACCCTTGCCGCCGGCGGACAGCCGGACTTCTCCGGCCGGACAGCCACCGTGTTGAGTGCCCTGCCACCGAATTACGGAGCTCTCCAGGGCTATGCCGCTGCCGGAGCTCTCAATCCCCAAGCAGCCGTTGCCGCTGGAGCTTTCCGGGGTTACAGAATCAATCGTGAGGCCAAGGACAAGCACTTTCCTCCGGCCTTCTCCTTAAACCTTAATGAATACATTCCCGCCTCGTCGATGGGTCACGAGGCATCAGGATCCAGTGCCAGTCATCTGTACTTAAGGGCCCGGTCATAG
- the LOC108119637 gene encoding uncharacterized protein codes for MARLSALGLAVLFHSVLGISYYHYFRQTPAGVPLIGAWLFSACIVALLQAIHIFPASTPATQLRGRNRGGGGPLNPPESSWGALFLEAGICCLVLDITLTKLWRRVESLCQCAIVGVLQTLGVEDQTFLFCEYWTLGLTTGLIGACLLWLTLWATALPRKVHCGLLDLRRNLYRRGMAFIFGPPLKHSTRSAYSHLRSTQSFTA; via the coding sequence ATGGCTCGCCTCTCAGCTCTGGGCCTTGCGGTGCTGTTCCATTCGGTTCTGGGAATATCATACTACCACTACTTCCGCCAGACACCCGCCGGAGTACCCCTGATCGGAGCCTGGCTGTTCTCCGCCTGTATAGTGGCTCTCCTTCAGGCCATTCACATATTTCCCGCCTCGACGCCGGCCACTCAGCTGCGAGGCAGAAACCGCGGAGGCGGCGGTCCCCTTAATCCGCCGGAATCCTCGTGGGGTGCCCTCTTCCTGGAGGCTGGGATCTGTTGCCTCGTCCTGGACATCACCCTGACCAAGCTGTGGAGGCGCGTGGAGTCGTTGTGCCAGTGCGCCATTGTGGGCGTCCTCCAAACGCTGGGCGTCGAGGATCAGACCTTCTTGTTCTGCGAATACTGGACCCTGGGCCTGACCACGGGCCTCATTGGAGCCTGCCTGCTGTGGCTCACCCTCTGGGCCACCGCCCTGCCCCGCAAGGTGCACTGCGGCCTCCTCGACCTGCGACGCAACCTCTACCGCCGCGGCATGGCCTTCATCTTCGGTCCGCCCCTCAAGCACTCAacccgctcagcctattcccACCTCCGTTCCACCCAGAGCTTCACCGCCTGA
- the LOC108119640 gene encoding nuclear transcription factor Y subunit beta, giving the protein MRLALILGTLSALLCLANGLSQSEPSGSKGSSGYPKKVTTLKKRPTKTPTTVAASTSTSRGTTTKPSKPRVKITKAGTRTTTTKAPGSAPALAESFGNLPADDLEFIKELDRQFKLHGNKIKIKVERDNSTTSGGGKNSKRTIEGDLGYGYSHPGYDYTPPKFMFYPYSQHDIPSGFAHPQPLPEELEEEAPPPPQQQPQQHHSPQKPHNHEHVTSVTIEPSYSYELKPQTSYETQAPQHTAPEQPQIDLPHDEAEAGGYQEPVIVLRIPGPAKYAAHLQTLLQQYLEIRAAQYLSLLQEAEQQQQQQQHQPVHQQHVPEPQQYGPPEPVAYQPEVSYTHQLTAAPQPVQYAPIDDVYQSYKGRHQQQLQQPQYEPQQYYTPMEYQQPTQFYYAQPQSHLQQQPQLYLIAMAQPEPEQHQQLQQPHHHHHQQQQQEPIYVPEGEAPTAPEQQPEPEVEPEHNLPITENNPRPTHTKVIFNPYPYQQQQQHQQQQHQQHQQHVQEQEQHAANLEEESQAEGDRPFNYHAHALKVRPGKRAAKPEPSEGTSGGDKRLQQIREYVREKLGAEMGSAVEYKTTQLLEG; this is encoded by the exons ATGAGATTAGCTTTGATTTTG GGCACTCTAAGTGCTCTACTGTGCTTGGCCAATGGTCTCAGCCAATCGGAGCCCAGCGGCTCCAAAGGCTCCAGTGGCTATCCCAAAAAGGTAACCACTCTGAAAAAGCGACCCACCAAGACCCCCACCACCGTGGCagccagcaccagcaccagccgGGGCACCACCACCAAGCCCAGTAAGCCACGAGTGAAGATCACAAAAGCGGGCACCCGGACTACCACCACGAAAGCTCCAGGATCAGCACCAGCTTTGGCGGAGAGTTTCGGAAATCTGCCAGCAGATGATCTGGAATTCATTAAGGAATTGGACAGGCAGTTCAAGTTGCATGGAAATAAAATCAAGATCAAGGTGGAGAGGGATAACTCCACGACGTCAGGTGGTGGAAAGAATAGCAAGAGGACTATTGAAGGAGATTTGGG CTATGGCTACTCCCATCCTGGCTATGATTACACACCACCCAAGTTCATGTTCTATCCCTACTCCCAGCATGACATTCCATCGGGCTTTGCTCATCCACAGCCACTGCCGGAGGAGTTGGAAGAGGAggccccaccaccaccacagcagcagccacagcaaCACCACTCGCCACAGAAACCCCACAACCATGAACATGTGACGAGTGTTACGATTGAACCGTCCTACTCCTACGAACTGAAGCCCCAAACCAGTTACGAAACCCAAGCACCACAGCACACGGCACCTGAGCAACCGCAAATCGACTTGCCACACGACGAGGCCGAGGCTGGTGGCTACCAGGAGCCAGTGATAGTGCTGCGGATTCCAGGACCGGCCAAGTATGCCGCCCATTTGCAGACACTCCTCCAGCAGTACCTGGAGATTCGGGCAGCTCAGTATCTCAGTCTGTTGCAAGAGgccgagcagcagcagcagcaacaacagcaccaGCCAGTCCATCAGCAACATGTCCCAGAGCCCCAGCAATACGGTCCTCCCGAGCCGGTGGCCTATCAGCCGGAGGTGAGCTACACCCACCAGCTGACGGCTGCACCACAACCAGTACAGTATGCCCCCATCGATGATGTCTACCAGAGCTACAAGGGTCGCcatcagcagcaactgcaacagccaCAGTACGAGCCGCAGCAGTACTACACACCCATGGAGTACCAGCAACCCACTCAGTTCTACTACGCACAACCGCAATCGCACTTGCAACAGCAACCGCAGCTCTACTTGATAGCCATGGCCCAGCCAGAACCggagcaacatcagcaactgcagcagccacatcatcaccatcaccaacagcagcagcaagagCCCATATATGTGCCGGAGGGAGAGGCACCCACTGCCCCGGAACAGCAACCCGAACCGGAAGTGGAACCCGAACACAACCTTCCCATTACGGAGAACAATCCCCGACCCACTCACACGAAAGTCATCTTCAATCCCTATCCctaccagcaacagcaacagcatcagcagcagcagcatcagcaacaccagcaacatgtCCAGGAACAGGAGCAACATGCCGCCAATCTGGAGGAGGAATCTCAAGCGGAGGGCGATCGTCCCTTCAACTACCATGCCCATGCCCTGAAAGTGAGGCCCGGAAAGAGGGCGGCCAAGCCGGAGCCATCCGAGGGCACCAGTGGGGGAGATAAGCGACTCCAGCAGATCAGAGAGTACGTGAGGGAGAAGCTGGGTGCCGAAATGGGTTCTGCGGTGGAATACAAAACGACACAGTTGTTAGAGGGCTAG
- the LOC108119629 gene encoding transcription factor btd isoform X1, with amino-acid sequence MLCHLILWQLMMMLPHLLLANPVSSPEISSKGSKSPNSVQHQQVQQQQVQQQQQQQVQQQQQQQQLQLQQQEAVHLNSLSAYASGYDMTQASAQNQMGGEGAFKPSYKMPEMETNFTPMQTAGTPSVASLPSTPMLMQYLPAQTLQDGTGNTVQYLQLIPTRPIIVPISPYLSGGGSPTLAAGGQPDFSGRTATVLSALPPNYGALQGYAAAGALNPQAAVAAGAFRGYRINREAKDKHFPPAFSLNLNEYIPASSMGHEASGSSASHLYLRARS; translated from the coding sequence atgtTGTGCCATCTTATCTTGTGGCAACTAATGATGATGCTGCCACACCTGCTGCTGGCCAATCCAGTCTCCAGTCCTGAGATCTCCAGCAAAGGCTCCAAATCTCCCAACAGCGTGCAACACCAGCaagtgcaacagcaacaagtgcagcagcagcagcagcaacaagtccaacaacagcagcaacaacagcagttgcagttgcaacaacAGGAGGCCGTTCATTTGAATTCCCTCAGTGCCTATGCCAGTGGCTACGACATGACCCAAGCCTCGGCCCAGAATCAAATGGGTGGCGAGGGTGCCTTCAAGCCATCCTACAAAATGCCGGAAATGGAAACCAACTTCACGCCGATGCAAACGGCCGGAACACCGAGTGTGGCAAGTCTGCCCTCCACCCCCATGCTGATGCAGTACCTTCCAGCCCAGACCCTGCAGGACGGCACCGGGAATACGGTTCAGTATCTTCAGCTAATACCCACCCGGCCGATCATTGTGCCCATCAGTCCTTATCTCTCCGGTGGAGGATCACCCACCCTTGCCGCCGGCGGACAGCCGGACTTCTCCGGCCGGACAGCCACCGTGTTGAGTGCCCTGCCACCGAATTACGGAGCTCTCCAGGGCTATGCCGCTGCCGGAGCTCTCAATCCCCAAGCAGCCGTTGCCGCTGGAGCTTTCCGGGGTTACAGAATCAATCGTGAGGCCAAGGACAAGCACTTTCCTCCGGCCTTCTCCTTAAACCTTAATGAATACATTCCCGCCTCGTCGATGGGTCACGAGGCATCAGGATCCAGTGCCAGTCATCTGTACTTAAGGGCCCGGTCATAG